A segment of the Micromonospora sediminicola genome:
GACCTGCTCGACCGAGGGCTGATCGAGCGCGACGTCACGCTGAGCTGTGTGTCCAACGAGGTCGGTGGCCCGTACGTGGGGACCACCCGGTGGCTCGGCGCGCCGCTGGCCCCGCTGCTGCGCGCCGCCGGCATCCGGGCCGGCGCGGACCAGCTGGTGGCCCGCTCCGACGAGGGGATGACCATCGGTACGCCGATCGCCACCCTCCTCGACGGACGGGACGCCATGCTCGCGGTGGGCATGGACGGCGCACCGCTGCCGTTCGCGCACGGCTTCCCGGTCCGGATGCTCACCCCCGGCCTGTACGGCTACGCCGGGGCGTGCAAATGGGTCACCGAGCTGGAGGTGACCACCTTCGACGCGTTCGACGCGTACTGGGTGCGGCGGGGCTGGGCCCGGGAGGCGCCGGTGAAGACGGCGTCGCGGATCGACCGGCCCGCGCCGTTCGCCCGACTTCCCGCCGGTCCGGTAACTGTGGCCGGCGTGGCGTGGGCCCAGCACCGGGGCATCGCGGCGGTGGAGGTCTCGGTGGACGACGGCCCGTGGCGGACGGCGGAGCTGCTGCCCACCGCCTCCTCCGACACCTGGGTCCAGTGGCGGTTCGCCTGGTCCGCCCCGGCCGGCCCGCACCGCCTGCGGGTACGCGCCACCGACGGCACCGGCGCGCCGCAGCCCGAGGACCGCCGCCCACCGTTCCCCGACGGCGCCACCGGCCACCACACCGTCGCGGTCACGGTGCGGTGAGAGGCGGGCTCCCGCTCAACGGGTCACGACGACGAGCGCCTCGCCCAGCTCCGCCGGCGTGCCGAACTCCTCGGCCGGCAGCGTCCGCAGCGTCTGGAGCGTCTCGGTGCTGGCGCCGTTCTCCTGGGCCCACCGGACCAGGTCCTCCCGGGAGACCGGGTAGTCGAGCCCGGCCAGGAACTCCTGCAACTGCGCGCCGCTGACGGTCATGCCGCGCGGCTACCCGCTGGGCGGGGTGGCATGCCCCGGGACGCCGGTTTGCCCCGACCGGTCCCGGGTAGCCGCGGGCATGCTGGTACAGCGGCTCGGCGCGCCGAGCGACTTCGACCCGTTGCTGGAACGCGTCCGGGACGCCCGCATCGTGATGATCGGCGAGGCGACGCACGGCACCTACGACTACTACCGGTTGCGGGAGCAGGTGACCCGGCGCCTCATCGCCGAGCAGGGGTTCGACTTCGTGGCGGTGGAGGGGGACTGGCCGGACTGCGACCGGGTGCACCGGTCCGTGGTGGGTGCGCCGGGCGGACTGGCCGACCCGCTGGTCGCGCTGGAACGGTTCGAACGCTGGCCCACCTGGATGTGGGCGAACGCCGAGGTGGCCCGCTTCTGCCGCTGGCTGCGGGCCTGGAACCTGGAGCGGTCGGAGGGGGAACGGGCGGGATTCCACGGCCTCGACGTCTACTCCCTCTGGGAATCGATGCAGGCCATCTTCGACTACCTGGGCGAGGAGGACCCGGCGTCGCTGGAGGCGGCCCAGGAGGCCTACCGCTGCTTCGAGCCGTACGGCAAGCAGGTCGAGGAGTACGGGATGGCCAGCCGGTTCGTCTCCGCACGCTGCGAGGAGGAGGTGGTCCGGCTGCTGGCGCGTACCCGGGAACAGGCCGCCGCGGACGGCCCGGACCGCTTCTCGGCCTGGCAGAACGCGGAGGTGGTGGCCGGCGCGGAGCGCTACTACCGGGCCATGGTCGGCGGCGGGCCGGAGTCGTGGAACGTCCGGGACATCCACATGGCGGACACGCTGGACCGGCTGCTCGACCGCTACGGCCCGGACGCGCGCGGCGTCGTCTGGGCCCACAACACGCACGTCGGGGACGCCCGGGCCACCGAGATGGCGGCGGACGGCATGGTGAACATCGGTCAGCTCGCGCGGGAACGGCACGGCCGGGACGCGGTGGCGCTGATCGGCTTCGGCAGCTACCGGGGCACCGTGGTCGCCGCCCCGCGCTGGGGTTCGCCGGCCGAGACGATGGTGGTGCCGCCGGCCCGCGAGGGGTCGGTCGAGCGCCGGCTGCACGAGCTGATGCCGGACCGGGCGGTGCTGGTCTTCGGCGGGGAGGACCAGCCGGAGTGGGTGACCGGCGAGGTCGACCACCGGGCCATCGGCGTGGTGTACGACCCGAGCTTCGAGTCCTGGGGCAACTACGTGCCGACCCGGCTCGGTGAGCGGTACGACGCGTTCGTCTGGTGCGACGAGACGACCGCGCTGCACCCGCTGCCGGCGCTGGTGACGCCGGGCGAGATGGAGACGTACCCGGCCGGTGTGTGAGGTGGGGCGTTAGGAGGGGCCCCCTGTTATGCGCCAGGCGTTAACAGGGGGCCCCTCCTTTCACCTCACCTCGGCGGGCTCGCGCTCGGCGAGGTGGGCGCGCAGGCCCTCGCCCTCGACGTCCACGTTGGGCAGGATCCGGTTCAGCCAGCGCGGCAGCCACCAGGCGGCGTTGTTCAGCAGCGACATGACCGCCGGGACGATGGTCATCCGGACCACGAACGCGTCGATGGCGACGCCGATCGCGAGCGCGAAGCCCATCGACTTGATGATCGGGTCCTCCAGGAAGACGAAGCCGCCGAACACCGAGATCATGATGAGCGCGGCGGCGGTGACCACCCGGGCGCCGTGCCCCATCCCGTTGATGGTGGCCTGGCGCGCGGTGTCGCCGTGCACGTAGTCCTCGCGCATCCGCGAGACCAGGAAGACCTCGTAGTCCATGGCCAGGCCGAACAGGATGCCGATGAGCAGGATCGGCAGGAAGCTGACCAGCGGGGCCGGGGTGTCCAGACCGACCAGGTCGGCCAGGTGGCCCTGCTGGAACACCGCGACCGTGATGCCGAACGTGGCCGCCACGGTGAGCAGGAAGCCCAGCGCCGCCTTCACCGGCACCAGGATCGACCGGAACACCAGCATCAGCAGCAGCACGGACAGGCCCACCACCAGCAGCAGGTAGACCGGCAGCGCGTCGGAGAGCTTCTCCGACACGTCGATGCCGATCGCGGTGACGCCGGTGAGCAGCACCTCCGCGTTCTGGATGCCGCCGACCTGCTCGCGGATGTCGTGCACGACCGTCTCGGTCGCCTCGTCGGTCGGCCCGGTCTTCGGGATCACGCCCAGCAGCGCGGTACGGCCGGACGGGTCGAGCTGCGGCGGGGCCACCGCCAGCACCCCGTCGGTCTTCTGGATCAGCGCGGTGACCTGCGGCACGGCCGCCTGGGTGGCCTGCGGGGAGTCGGCCGTCACGACGACCGCGAGCCGGCCGGTGAAGCCGGGGCCGAAGCCCTCCTGGATCAGGTCGTTGCTGACCCGGGCCGGGGTGCCCTCGGCGGCGGCGGACGCGTCCGGCAGGGCCAGGCGCATGTCCTGGGCGGGGATCGCGAGCAGCCCGAGGCCGAGCAGGCCGACCAGGATCACCGGGATGCGGAACCGGGTCACCCAGTGCGCCCAGCGGAACCCGAAGCCGGACCGGTCCTCCGAGCCGGTGCCCGGATCCGCGACCGCCTCCCGGTTGCGCAGCTTGCGCGGCAGCACCTTGCGGCCGGCGAAGCCGAGCAGCGCCGGGGCCAGGGTGATCGCCACCAGCACGGCCACGGTGACGGTGCCGGCGGCGGCCAGGCCCATCACGGTGAGGAACGGGATGCCCACCACGGCCAGGCCGGCCAGGGCCACCACGACGGTCGCGCCGGCGAAGACCACGGCGGAGCCGGCGGTGCCGACCGCCCGGCCGACGGCCTCCTCGGGGGAGAGCCCGTCGAGCAGGTTCTGCCGGTGCCGGGAGGTGATGAAGAGCGAGTAGTCGATGCCCACCGCGAGGCCGAGCATCAACGCCAGGATCGGGGCGGTGCTGGTCAGCTCGACCGCGCCGCTGAGCGCGAACAGGCCGGCCATGCCGACGCCGACGCCGATCAGCGCGTTCAGCATGGTCATCCCGGCCGCGACCAGCGAGCCGAACGTAATGATCAGGACGACCGCCGCGACCAGCACGCCGATGGCCTCCGTCGAGCCGACCTCCGGCTCGGCGTTGAGCACCTCGCCACCGGGGGCGACCTGCCAGCCCTGCGCCTCGGCCTGCGCGCCGACCTTCTCGTACGCGTCGCGCTGCTCGGCCGTGACGTCGTCCGCCCGGCCGGCGAACTGCACCTGGATCAGCGCATACCGGCCGTCGGGCGTGAGCGCCCGGGCCTGGTACGGGTCGACCGCGCCGACCACGCCGGGCAGCGTGGCCGCCTCCTGGGTGAGCTGTCCGACCACCGCCTGACCGGCCGGGGTGGTGAGCGCGCCGTCCTGGGGCGCCTTCACCGCGATGGTGCCGGTCGCGCCGCTGGCCGCGGGGAAGCGGTCGGCGAGCAGGTCGATCGCCTTCTGCGACTCGGTGCCCGGCATGGTGAAGTTGCTCGCCGTCGGGCCCTTCAGCGTGGCCGCGGCCAGGCCGAGACCGACGAGTACGACGAGCCAGACGACGGCGACGAGTCGCCGTCGGCGCAGGGATGCCCGGCCGAGCCGGTACAGCAGGGTCGCCATGGACCTTCCTTCGTCCTCGGGTTGGACAGTGCAATCAGGTGGTGGGTTCGAGCGCGCGGTGCGCCACGGCGAGCAGCGCGGGTCGCAGCTCCTCGTCGGGGATGTCCAGGAACTCGCCGCAGGTCTCGGCGATGCCGGCGAGGACGACCAGCGCGGCGACCCGGGCCGCCGGCCGGTCGGAGAAGCCGGCGAAGGCGGCGACCAGCCGTTCGGAGATCTGCTGGATGTGCGCGAACGCCGGCTGCTGGAGCAGGTCCGGGAACTCGCCCCGGAGCAGCGCGATCTCCCGGCGGAAGCGGACCGCCAGGTCGACGAAGCCCTCCGCGGCGACCCGCTGGGCGTCCGCGCCGGTGCGCCCGGCGAGGCGGGCGTCGAGTTCCTCCAGCATCACGATGGCCGGGGCCATCAGCTCGCAGAGCAGGGCGTCCTTGCTGGCGAAGTGATAGAGCACGGTGGCCTTGGAGCAGCCCACCTCGCGGGCGATGTCCTGCAACGAGGTGCCCTTGTAGCCGGTGACGGCGAACCGACGGGCCGCCGCGGTGAGCAGCTCGTCGTGGGTGGCGGGGGTCGCGCGTGCCATGTCCTCCAGCATGCCTGACCGATCGGTCAGCACCTGACCGATCGGTCAGACGGAAGACGTGGTCTTCGCCACAGCGCCGCGTCGCCGCAGGTCAGGTGGCCGGCGCTCCGGTCCGGTCGGCGAGCCAGTCGCCCGACCAGGTGAGCGCGCCCGACCGCAGGTCGGCCACCAGGCCGCGTACCCAGTCCCGTTCGGTGCGGAGCAGGGCGAGCTGGTACTCGTCCTCGACCAGGAAGAGTCGGGGCAGGTCGACCGCGCCCAGCGCCGCCTCGCGTTCGCGCAGCCGCGCCTCGATCGCGTCGGCCCGCTGGTCGAGCCGCCGGGCCGCCTCCTCCGGCGGCAGGATGGGCAGGAAGGACAGCGCGGCGGGGAACTCGGGGAACTCCCGCGCGGGGGTGGCGAGCGCCTCGGCGAGCCAGGCGTCGAGGGCGCGGCGACCGGCCGGGGTGAGCGCGTACACGGTCCGTTCCGGCCGGCCCTCCGCGCGCGTCGTCTCCGCCACCCGGATCAGCTCGTCCCGGCGCAGCCGCTCGATGGCCTGGTAGATGCTGTTGCGCTGCGCGACGTTGACCACGTCCTGCTTCTCCCGCTCCCGGACGAGCTGCTGCATCCGGTACGCGTGCATCGGCTCCTCGACCAGGAGGGCCAGCACCATCATCGCCAGCGGCGAGCGACGAGCCGTCATGTGCCCACCCTAGGTGACCCTGTTCTCTGTTAGTCATTCTATGTATAGTCATCACATGACTAAAGCGCTCGTCGTCGGTGCGGGACTGGCCGGTCCCGTCGCCGCCATGGCACTCCTGCGCGCCGGGATCGACGCGGTCGTCCACGAGGCGTACGAGCGGGACGCCGTCGGGGTGGGCGCGTTCCTCACGCTCTCGGTCAACGGGCTGGACGCGCTGCGCGCCGTCGGGCTCGACGACCTGGTCGCCGGGCTCGGGCATCCCACGCCGCGGATGGTCATGCACAACCACCGGGGGCGCCGGCTCGCCGCGTTCGACGCGGCGGGCAGCCGCACGGTCGGCCGCTCCGACCTCTACCGCGCGCTGCGGGACGAGGCGCTGAGCCGGGGCGTCGAGTTCGTCCACGGATCCCGGCTGACCGGTGCCACGCCGACCGGGGGCGGGGTGACCGCCCGGTTCGCCGACGGTCGTACCGACCACGGCGACCTGCTGGTCGGCGCCGACGGACTGCGGTCCCGGGTCCGCACGCTCATCGACCCGGCCGCCCCCGCGCCGCGCCGGGTGCCACTGCTCAACGCCGGCGGGTTCGCCCGCGGGCTGCGCCTGCCCGACGAGCGCGGCACCATGCAGATGATGTTCGGCCGACGCTGCTTCTTCTGCTGGATCGTGGTGGGGGAGGACGAGGTGTGGTGGTTCGCCAACCCGCCGCAGCCGGAAGAGCAGAGCCGCGAGCAGCTCGCCGCGGTCGGCCAGGAGGAGGCCCGCTCCCGGCTGCACGCGCTGCTCGCCGACGACCCCGGGCCGGCGGCGGCGATCCTCGACCACACCTCGCGGATCGAGTACGGCTGGCCCACGTACGACCTGCCCTCGGTGCCGGTCTGGCACCGGGACCGCATGGTCGTGATCGGCGACGCCGCGCACACCGCCGCGCCCTCCTCGGGGCAGGGCGCGGCGATGGCCTTCGAGGATGCCGTCCAGCTCGCCCGCTGCCTGCGCGACCTGCCGGACGTGCCGGCCGCGTTCGCGGCGTACGAGCGGCTGCGCCGCGCTCGGGTGGAGCGGGTGGTCGCGCAGGGGCGGCGGACCAGCACCGCCAAGGTGGCCGGCCCGGTCGGACGCCTGGTCCGGGACCTGGGCATGCCGGTGTTCGCCCGCCTCCTGGCGCGCAACGGCGGCGCCGCGCAGGCCTGGCTCTTCGACCACCACATCGAGTGGGCCGAGCGGGTCCGGGCCTGACTCAGCCTGCCGGCGTGCCGTGCTCCCGGTCGTACGCCGTCCGGGCCGCGCTGATCGCCTCCCGGTGCCGCTCGGCCCAGCGGGTGAGGGCGACCAGCGACTCGTACAGCTCCCGGGCCATCGGGGTGGCGGTGTACTCGACCTTCGGCGGCACGGTGGGGTGCACGTGCCGGACGAGCAGGCCGTCGCGCTCCAGGTTGCGCAGGGTCAGCGTGAGCATCCGCCGGCTGATCCCCTCCACCCGCCGCTCCAGCTCGGTGAAGCGGACCGGACCGGTCGAGGCGGCGATCAGGATGCCGATGCTCCACTTGCCGCCGACCCGGTCCAACGCCTCCCGCACGGTGCAGGCCCGGGCCTGGTCCGCCGCGCCGGGCCCACACCGGTTCGCCTGTTCCTCACGCACGCCCTCATCGTCACAGGCCGGAGGCCCGGTGACAAAGCGCGCGGGACGGGGCGGCGGCCCGAGGGAAACGGACGTACGGTCGGGATTCCACCGGCAGAGGAGGGACCGTGACGTATCCACCGCCGCGTTACACCGGGGACCGGGGCGAGACGACCGCGACGTTCCGAACGGCCGGGCACCCGCCGGAGCTGGTCCACACCGGCGGCGGCTCGGCCGGCTACCTCGCCACCGGGGCGACCACCAACGGCCAGTTCGGGCTCTACCGTTGGGAGATGGGTCCGCAACCGTCGGGCCCGGCCCCGCACTTCCACCGGTCCATCTCGGAGTCCTTCTTCATCCTCGCCGGCACCGTGCGCATCTACGACGGCCGCCGCTGGATCGACGCGGAGCCCGGCGACTTCGTGCACGTCCCCGAGGGCGGGGTGCACGCGTTCCGCAACGAGTCCGGCGAGCCCGCGTCGATGCTGCTGCACTTCGCCCCCGGCGCGCCCCGGGAAGGCTACTTCGAAGGGCTGCGCGACCTCGCCGACCGCAGCGAGGAGGAACGGGCCGAGTTCTTCCTGCGACACGA
Coding sequences within it:
- a CDS encoding cupin domain-containing protein translates to MTYPPPRYTGDRGETTATFRTAGHPPELVHTGGGSAGYLATGATTNGQFGLYRWEMGPQPSGPAPHFHRSISESFFILAGTVRIYDGRRWIDAEPGDFVHVPEGGVHAFRNESGEPASMLLHFAPGAPREGYFEGLRDLADRSEEERAEFFLRHDTFWV
- a CDS encoding winged helix-turn-helix transcriptional regulator; the protein is MREEQANRCGPGAADQARACTVREALDRVGGKWSIGILIAASTGPVRFTELERRVEGISRRMLTLTLRNLERDGLLVRHVHPTVPPKVEYTATPMARELYESLVALTRWAERHREAISAARTAYDREHGTPAG
- a CDS encoding erythromycin esterase family protein, with the translated sequence MLVQRLGAPSDFDPLLERVRDARIVMIGEATHGTYDYYRLREQVTRRLIAEQGFDFVAVEGDWPDCDRVHRSVVGAPGGLADPLVALERFERWPTWMWANAEVARFCRWLRAWNLERSEGERAGFHGLDVYSLWESMQAIFDYLGEEDPASLEAAQEAYRCFEPYGKQVEEYGMASRFVSARCEEEVVRLLARTREQAAADGPDRFSAWQNAEVVAGAERYYRAMVGGGPESWNVRDIHMADTLDRLLDRYGPDARGVVWAHNTHVGDARATEMAADGMVNIGQLARERHGRDAVALIGFGSYRGTVVAAPRWGSPAETMVVPPAREGSVERRLHELMPDRAVLVFGGEDQPEWVTGEVDHRAIGVVYDPSFESWGNYVPTRLGERYDAFVWCDETTALHPLPALVTPGEMETYPAGV
- a CDS encoding DUF2795 domain-containing protein, with product MTVSGAQLQEFLAGLDYPVSREDLVRWAQENGASTETLQTLRTLPAEEFGTPAELGEALVVVTR
- a CDS encoding FAD-dependent oxidoreductase, producing the protein MTKALVVGAGLAGPVAAMALLRAGIDAVVHEAYERDAVGVGAFLTLSVNGLDALRAVGLDDLVAGLGHPTPRMVMHNHRGRRLAAFDAAGSRTVGRSDLYRALRDEALSRGVEFVHGSRLTGATPTGGGVTARFADGRTDHGDLLVGADGLRSRVRTLIDPAAPAPRRVPLLNAGGFARGLRLPDERGTMQMMFGRRCFFCWIVVGEDEVWWFANPPQPEEQSREQLAAVGQEEARSRLHALLADDPGPAAAILDHTSRIEYGWPTYDLPSVPVWHRDRMVVIGDAAHTAAPSSGQGAAMAFEDAVQLARCLRDLPDVPAAFAAYERLRRARVERVVAQGRRTSTAKVAGPVGRLVRDLGMPVFARLLARNGGAAQAWLFDHHIEWAERVRA
- a CDS encoding TetR/AcrR family transcriptional regulator — its product is MARATPATHDELLTAAARRFAVTGYKGTSLQDIAREVGCSKATVLYHFASKDALLCELMAPAIVMLEELDARLAGRTGADAQRVAAEGFVDLAVRFRREIALLRGEFPDLLQQPAFAHIQQISERLVAAFAGFSDRPAARVAALVVLAGIAETCGEFLDIPDEELRPALLAVAHRALEPTT
- a CDS encoding PadR family transcriptional regulator, whose protein sequence is MTARRSPLAMMVLALLVEEPMHAYRMQQLVREREKQDVVNVAQRNSIYQAIERLRRDELIRVAETTRAEGRPERTVYALTPAGRRALDAWLAEALATPAREFPEFPAALSFLPILPPEEAARRLDQRADAIEARLREREAALGAVDLPRLFLVEDEYQLALLRTERDWVRGLVADLRSGALTWSGDWLADRTGAPAT
- a CDS encoding MMPL family transporter, whose translation is MATLLYRLGRASLRRRRLVAVVWLVVLVGLGLAAATLKGPTASNFTMPGTESQKAIDLLADRFPAASGATGTIAVKAPQDGALTTPAGQAVVGQLTQEAATLPGVVGAVDPYQARALTPDGRYALIQVQFAGRADDVTAEQRDAYEKVGAQAEAQGWQVAPGGEVLNAEPEVGSTEAIGVLVAAVVLIITFGSLVAAGMTMLNALIGVGVGMAGLFALSGAVELTSTAPILALMLGLAVGIDYSLFITSRHRQNLLDGLSPEEAVGRAVGTAGSAVVFAGATVVVALAGLAVVGIPFLTVMGLAAAGTVTVAVLVAITLAPALLGFAGRKVLPRKLRNREAVADPGTGSEDRSGFGFRWAHWVTRFRIPVILVGLLGLGLLAIPAQDMRLALPDASAAAEGTPARVSNDLIQEGFGPGFTGRLAVVVTADSPQATQAAVPQVTALIQKTDGVLAVAPPQLDPSGRTALLGVIPKTGPTDEATETVVHDIREQVGGIQNAEVLLTGVTAIGIDVSEKLSDALPVYLLLVVGLSVLLLMLVFRSILVPVKAALGFLLTVAATFGITVAVFQQGHLADLVGLDTPAPLVSFLPILLIGILFGLAMDYEVFLVSRMREDYVHGDTARQATINGMGHGARVVTAAALIMISVFGGFVFLEDPIIKSMGFALAIGVAIDAFVVRMTIVPAVMSLLNNAAWWLPRWLNRILPNVDVEGEGLRAHLAEREPAEVR